A single genomic interval of Hemibagrus wyckioides isolate EC202008001 linkage group LG13, SWU_Hwy_1.0, whole genome shotgun sequence harbors:
- the si:ch73-256g18.2 gene encoding small integral membrane protein 36 → MGFMELYLEIDPVTLNLIILIASYVILLLVFLISCVLYDCRGKDPSKEYDPEPPAPQQQPSNQLVANSPPSGQFNEQNNTGVNSYVPPTPDTREKRSTLV, encoded by the coding sequence ATGGGTTTTATGGAGTTATACCTAGAGATTGACCCAGTCACTTTAAACCTGATTATTCTCATTGCCAGCTACGTGATACTGCTTCTGGTCTTCCTGATCTCCTGTGTGCTCTACGACTGCCGAGGCAAAGACCCCTCTAAGGAGTATGATCCGGAGCCTCCAGCTCCACAGCAGCAGCCTTCCAACCAGCTTGTGGCGAACTCTCCACCATCTGGACAGTTTAACGAGCAAAACAACACCGGTGTCAACAGCTATGTGCCACCCACCCCTGATACACGTGAGAAAAGGAGCACACTGGTATAA